Proteins from one Mus caroli chromosome 3, CAROLI_EIJ_v1.1, whole genome shotgun sequence genomic window:
- the Sfrp2 gene encoding secreted frizzled-related protein 2 — protein MPRGPASLLLLVLASHCCLGSARGLFLFGQPDFSYKRSNCKPIPANLQLCHGIEYQNMRLPNLLGHETMKEVLEQAGAWIPLVMKQCHPDTKKFLCSLFAPVCLDDLDETIQPCHSLCVQVKDRCAPVMSAFGFPWPDMLECDRFPQDNDLCIPLASSDHLLPATEEAPKVCEACKTKNEDDNDIMETLCKNDFALKIKVKEITYINRDTKIILETKSKTIYKLNGVSERDLKKSVLWLKDSLQCTCEEMNDINAPYLVMGQKQGGELVITSVKRWQKGQREFKRISRSIRKLQC, from the exons ATGCCGCGGGGCCCTGCCTCGCTGCTGCTGCTAGTCCTCGCCTCGCACTGCTGCCTGGGCTCGGCGCGTGGGCTCTTCCTCTTCGGCCAGCCCGACTTCTCCTACAAACGCAGCAACTGCAAGCCCATCCCGGCCAACCTGCAGCTGTGCCACGGCATCGAGTACCAGAACATGCGGCTGCCCAACCTGCTGGGCCACGAGACCATGAAGGAGGTGCTGGAACAGGCGGGCGCCTGGATTCCGCTGGTCATGAAGCAGTGCCACCCGGACACCAAGAAGTTCCTGTGCTCGCTCTTCGCCCCTGTCTGTCTCGACGACCTAGATGAGACCATCCAGCCGTGTCACTCGCTCTGCGTGCAGGTGAAGGACCGCTGCGCCCCGGTCATGTCCGCCTTCGGCTTCCCCTGGCCAGACATGCTGGAGTGCGACCGTTTCCCACAGGACAACGACCTCTGCATCCCCCTCGCTAGTAGCGACCACCTCCTGCCGGCCACAGAGGAAG CTCCCAAGGTGTGTGAAGCCTGCAAAACCAAGAATGAGGACGACAACGACATCATGGAAACCCTTTGTAAAAATGACTTCG CACTGAAAATCAAAGTGAAGGAGATAACGTACATCAACAGAGACACCAAAATCATCCTGGAGACGAAGAGCAAGACCATTTACAAGCTGAACGGCGTGTCCGAACGGGACCTGAAGAAATCCGTGCTGTGGCTCAAAGACAGCCTGCAGTGCACCTGTGAGGAGATGAACGACATCAACGCTCCCTATCTGGTCATGGGACAGAAGCAGGGCGGCGAGCTGGTGATCACCTCCGTGAAACGGTGGCAGAAGGGCCAGAGAGAGTTCAAGCGCATCTCCCGCAGCATCCGCAAGCTGCAATGCTAG